In the genome of Populus nigra chromosome 19, ddPopNigr1.1, whole genome shotgun sequence, the window TTTGTTATTCTATATACTAATACTATATTATGTCGTGTATATAAAACATAGTAGTAAAATTGTCTACACGAGGGTAGAATATACCTCCAAATGTAAAGAATATTAGAGACTCGTCGAtccttttattacttttttctattaataattatctttcatttattttagggtttgagtttgaaatttaaaaataaaaatttaaaatattaattatttcttggTTTTGAAACCAGATTGAGGATGTATTTGTGGAAGGTTCGCAGAACACAACACGGTACTCTGTTTTGCTCAACGATCATGATCAGGGAGTCATCACAATAAGCATAATTCACAAATCAAATTGACTTTGAATTTTCCTCCCTGACCTGCTAATAACTGCATGTGGAAGGTTCGCAGAACACAACACAGTACTCTGTTTTGCTCAACGATCATGATCAGGGAGTTTAATCATCACAATAAGCATAATTCACAAATCAAATTGACTTTGAATTTTCCTCCCTGACCTGCTAATAACTGCATGTGGAAGGTTCGCAGAACACAACACAGTACTCTGTTTTGCTCAACGATCATGATCAGGGAGTTTAATCATCACAATAAGCATAATTCACAAATCAAATTGACTTTGAATTTTCCTCCCTGACCTGCTAATAACTGCATGTGGAAGGTTCGCAGAACACAACACAGTACTCTGTTTTGCTCAACGATCATGATCAGGGAGTTTAATCATCACAATAAGCATAATTCACAAATCAAATTGACTTTGAATTTTCCTCCCTGACAtgatccttttcttcttctttttctgggAATTTTCAAAGAGAACTTTGTAAACTCTGGGTTAGATTTAAAGTCCTCAAACTTGTTGATCTctgatttggattttttttaataaaaaaaaaaacgaaaatggTGAGTTTGGGAGCGATATTAAAACACCCAGATGATTTATACCCACTATTGAAGCTGAAAATGGCTGCTAAACATGCTGAAAAACAGATCCCGTCTGGACCTCACTGGGCTTCCTGTTATTCCTTGCTTCATCGGGTCGCTCGTAGTTTTGCTCTCGTTATTCAACAGCTTGGCACAGAACTCCGTAACGctgtaattatattttacattgcactttttattgttttacttGCGTTGTTTTGATCTGGGTTTTGTGTAGTAAGtatttaataatcatttttttttggtttgcagGTGTGCATTTTTTACTTGGTTCTTCGAGCCCTTGACACTGTTGGTTTGTTCTTGTTAACCTTGTGCTTTGTCCTAAATGGGTTTTGTTGAGTTTTAAGATTAATGATGTAGTGTTTTATGCTAGGCAATTGTTTGATTTGCCagttcttcaattatttttttattgattttagatTCCGCGAGTGTCATATTGAGTTTGAAGTTGCTAGCTCTAGAGTTTTTGATATTCTAACAAATGGCTAGTGGAGATTTTAGTTTAGATGATAGTTTTGTAACCGAAGTCCTGAGGtcatttttttgaagaaaaaagaaatttgagagGAGAGAGCTGTTGGTTTTGCTCAGTTAAGGCCTGCTGTGAGGAGAAGTTTCCTTGAAGCACTCTGTTTGAAGAACACTTGATTTCCACTTAACCGTTGTGCTTATTGATGCTATTTTGTTAGTTGAtacattgttttttgttaaatgtTTTCGATGATTCCTTTACAGAGGATGATACAAGCATACCTGCAGACGTCAAAGCACCTATTCTGATAGCTTTTCACCGCCACATTTATGATCGCAACTGGCATTTCTCATGTGagtcttgaaattttagttttgatatccTTGACTCTACTATTTGGAGAACAGTTGACTTGAATAAATTTGTTGCTGAGATTTAGCTTGATAATTTCATCCGTCCAGACTTAACATTTCTTCTCTGTGCAAGAAATTTCTTGTACCGACTAAATAGGGCATCTAGACTATACCAATTTAAGTTAGATTAGCTCCTGTTCTTTTGTTCAATCACAACACAGATTTTAACAATTACATTACAATATAACTAAAAGGGTGTGGGAagtgtagctttcctcacattTTAGTGTGGATGGCTACAGTGTAGAgatgattattttcggttcggttcggtttttatcaaaaaagtaaccaaaaccattttgtttttgaaaaaaaaaaccggttcaaaccaacaGATTTTGGTTTAGTTCggttatttagaaaaaaaaccaattcaaaccggtttgactcggtttggctccgtttttttttgttttgctcagtttttttggttttggttcgattcggttcggtttttttggtttcaagcttataaaaccaaaccgcaccagtcggttttttcaaaattctaataagtttaatcgggttttttcacgtttggttttttcagttatttttttccagttttctcggtttaatcagtttttcggtttttttgctcacccctactacagtgctttcctttttttatttttgttttttgctttttttaaattcttttttgatattatatttttaattttaaactggttaaaaatttagttttgtaattttttttaaaacactgtgaattgctacagtatttcctcatatagttttttattgtttttatttttaaaacatgttggGAAAACACTATAGCTTTCCTCAtattttattgtggattgctacagtgctttctttttctttctttcctttttgtttttttttccaaaaaaatctgtcgattttatttttgtaatattatgcaaattaaaaatttagctttgtaatttttttctttaaaacactatgaattgctacagtgttttcccatatagttttttttcttatgatttttatcagaattatatgctaattttatttttttaatattgagctggttaagaattacagCGGTAGCTTTCtcataaaacactgtggattgctatagtgtttccccacatggttttttttttatgattttttctaaaattgtatttgtcaaaaaataatttaatattgagctaattaagaatttaactttgttatttttttctttaaaacattgtggattgttacagtgtttccacacatggttttttttttctttttttgtgttttcttttttgtataatGTTTTCCCAAAATTATCTgtcaatttatcttttttttaatagtgagctggttagaatttagctttgtaatttttttctttaaaacacggTGGATTACTTTAGtgtttcctcacatggttttttttttgttatgattttttctaaaattgtcttcgtcgattttatttttgtaatattgagttggttgagaattacaattataataaagctaaatcaagtggggaagcactgtagctttcctcacaaaacactgtggattgctatagtgttttcccTCAAGGGTGTTTTCCGAAAattatctattttgatttttaaaaaaaatattgagctggtatagaatttagctttgtaattttttttcttttattaacaaaaaagctaaatcatgtagcAAATGGTTAAATCATGTGGAGAAAGCattgtatctttcctcacaaaacattgtggattgctacaaatcattctATCGAGTCTCTAAGTTATTGAtaaccaacacaactttttttctgTCATAGAATATTAGCTTCATCgcacctttaatttctattacttatctaatactagttcataattataacactattaaaCATATTTGTTTCGTAACTCGTGACAGCGCGCGGGCATGTCATCTCGTATTTGTTTATAACAACTATATTTAATTGACATAGGGGTGCTTTGTAATGCCTGAAAATCGTTTGCATTTATGATCTGCTATAAAATTACATGTTCTGATATTACCATTTTTAGTTTGATGACTCAAGCGTCTAGTCCAAGAGCATgaacatttttataaaatttgttttacatttatcTCTTACAAACAGTTGATTTATGTCTGAGAAAGTCTCTCCTTTTTAAGGTAGCCAGACAAGTTTACTCGTGAGAGGCAACAGTTCCATGGCACCTGTATCTGTAAAATGTAATTTCAATTGAATATTTTTGCTCACTCTAATTTGATTCTTCTTTTGCATAAGGTGGTACCAAGGACTACAAGGTTCTTATGGACCAGTTCCATGATGTTTCAACAGCTTTTCTAGAGCTTGGAAAAGGGTTAGTTCTACCTCATTTTGCCTCCTGTTTGATTGCATGCTGATTGAGGATCTGATTGATTCAGGGTCTATACAATGTGTTCTACACTTCTAACAATTCATTGCATCCAATCACAATAGTGTCTGTGcgcctgttttttcttcaatagaaGACTTATGGAACTCAATTTATTCTGCAGTTACCAGGAGGCAATTGAGGATATTACCAAAAGAATGGGTGCAGGGATGGTAAAGTTTATCTGCAAGGAGGTTAGTTATGTGGGGTGTTGTAATGCGGCATCGAATGGTGCATGGATAACTTACTTAAGGAAAAAAGGATTTCTCTAGGTTCCACTGCTGAATTGCGTGATACACGATACAAATGTGGGTGTCTGTGTGATTGCATCCATCATGATATCAAAAGTATAATAAATATGCACATGTATACTGTGGACTGTAGTGAGCTCAAGCTATATGCATCACAGGAATCAGTTGCTTGGTTATCAAGTAGCCCAtgcaatttttatttgggtCGTGTATAGAAGATGAATAGATTATCAAGAGAATGAAGAATGAATAGTGAAATCTAGAGTATTTAGTCATCCTCCTAGAGATAGCAAAGGACACTAGGGATGGCTGTGTGATCCCTTTGGATGTCAGCTAAAGAAATTCTTTGAACTCAATAAAATATGCTGACAGAACTATTCTATCCTACAGGGCTTTAACAGTTTCCTCATTATTCATTTTAATCATCAAATTGCACAAGCTTCGATTTCTTCAGTTTTTCTTAATGCAGAATGGAAAATGTTATGTTTATGTGATGCCATTAGACTTTCTCGTCTGCAGGTGGAAACCATTGATGACTATGATGAATATTGCCACCATGTAGCAGGACTTGTTGGACTGGGCTTGTCCAAGCTTTTCCATGACTCTGAATTAGAAGATTTGGATTCAGATAGCCTCTCCAATTCAACGGGATTGTTTCTTCAGGTATCACTATGATGCAAGAGCCATTGATGTGCTTTATCTGCGGGTTAACtttgttttgaaatgtaattcTAACATGTATATCCTGGATTTGATAAAACTTAGAAAACAAACATTATTCGTGATTATCTGGAGGACATAAATGAGATACCTAAGGCACGCATGTTTTGGCCTCGAGAGATTTGGAGTAAATATGTCGACGAACTTGAGGTTTGCTTCTTTTCCATTTATCGTCTCAACTTTAGTACCATAAACATCCCTTTGTAGTCATTATGTTCGTGAATGATGTAAATAAAAGTACAATACTTGAAATGTGATAGTGTTATTTTTGGCTTCACCCGTCTGATTAACATTCTCCctgttttgtgttttgtgcCTCAGGACTTGAAATATGAAGAGAACTCGGTCGAGGCAGTACAGTGCTTGAATGATATGGTTACCAATTCCTTGATACATGTGGATAATTGCTTGAAATACATGTCTGCATTGCCGGAACCTGCTATATTTCGGTTTTGTGCTATCCCTCAGGTAAGAAATATGCTTAAACTGACCTTTGAAGATATCATTGTTTAATGTCTTGTAATTGACCACTTGACACATTCTTATGCCTTTTCACTTGTTctgcaatttttaaaatttttttctcatcatgtCATATATTTTATTACACGGTGAAGAAAACTCACTATGTTTTTCGTCTAATTGTGTAGTTTTATGTTTAGTGTTAGCTATATTGGAAGTTCTGGTGGAAGCTTTCTTCTAATTTGACCCCTCTCCTCCTAGGTCATGGCTATCGGAACCCTAGCAATGTGCTACAACAACATCAATGTCTTCAGAGGTGTAGTGAAGATGAGACGAGGTAAGATTACTTTATAGACTGCATTATTTTCTTGGCATCTGAAACTGGTGGAATGTTATAGCAGTAACAGAAATTGTTTTGGCGCATGTAAATATCCCATGAAGACTGGAAGGTTTTGATCGTTGTTATGTTATCATAAATGTAGAATTGCATCTAGAATGCAAATGCAATATAAGATATCATCTCTCTTTAGAATACAATAAGGTTATTACCAGATGGACCATTCCACAAATACCATTTGTTTGTTGGGGAACTGCATAATTCTAAGACCAAGTAAATCATGCCCCAGCTTGCATATCTcggattattttaaaaaattccacaCCCCATCTACCATATCACCCCTGTCCCCTGCTGCTCTTTATTGTACAAAGGATTCTGGTTTGTTAATTAAGTAcccgcatcaaaataataaggccTGGGTTTTCTTGATTCCTTATTCAATGATGTTTAATTTAATGCTAAGCCTATTTCTAGGTCTTACCGCTCAAGTTATTCATCGAACGAAAACAATGGCCGATGTCTATGGAGCTTTCTTTGACTTCTCTTGTATGCTGAAGTCCAAGGTATGATGCTTTCCTTAATTCTAACCAAGACATTGCTTTTCCTGGCAGGTTCAAGTATGAAAGTTATATTTCTCCCGCTTGTAAAAAACACCGAACCCTATAATGCTTCAGTTTTTCTCGCCAGCTTGTTTTGTGCTCGTTCATCTCATTGAACCTAAGTAGATCTACGCCAGTTAGACTTTCTAGAAAATAATTTCATGGAAGGGACTTGGTGGAATCTTCCctaataataatgaatatatTTGCTTGTATCAATCCCCTCAGGGTTGATGAATGAGGGTTGAGCAAATGATAGTAGGTTGCCACATTGTTTGCTGTGTGGTAGTAGCCTTTGAGATAGTGTATTAACTAACTATATGGCATCTTAATAACGACAATCAACAACTGTGGTGGTTTTGTCAGATTCGGAAAATGGAAGTTTATGTATAAAGGTGGGAGCTTTTTCACTAGGATGCCACTGAATATTTATGGAGTCGATTTTGATCCTCAAGTTTGTTTGCTAATTTTCTAGGTGCCTATATTGAGAAATGTGTAATTGGATACTGCAGGTTGACAAGAACGATCCTAATGCAACAAAAACATTGAGCATTCTGGAAGCAATACAAAAAACTTGCAGGGAATCCGGGGCTCTAAACAAAAGGTTTGCCAAGCTATCCTCTGAgccttgaattgtttttttgttattttattgggCTGACATTCTTTCATGCCTCTACCAGGAAATCTTACATACTTAGGAATGAGCTAAAATATAATTCTGTTCTGGTGAGTTCTGCTGAATTGTCAACCGGATTTCCTCTTGTGTAGCCGGGTTGAAACTTTGTTgttcaaaacaatttatttatttcaattttttttcctgtccttTCCAATCCTACTGATTAATCTACAGTTGAATGACTGTATGCATCTCGTATGCTTTGTGGGTTGATCCAAGAATATCAAATGCGAATATCATCTGATTTCTTTTACTGTCTAATGCAGATCGTCCTCCTCTTCATTATATTGTCTATTATTTTTGCTTATCTCTCTGCCAACCGATCAAGTTACTAGGGTAAGTTGTGccagaaaaagaaattattgattggatttgatataatgataatgattttctaaaaaactTCGTTTGTTGATGCACAGGATGGTCGATTTCTTGAATTCCCCAGTGTGCGTATGGATGATGGCTGGCTACACAAGTGCCTGCTCTATTCCATGGAAGCTGCTTTTCTTATAATTGTGTAACCTTATAATGGCTACAGTTTAAACTCAGAGTGTATGCAGTATTAAAATGTTATTACAGTTCCCATAGCTTCCAATCTCTTATAGTTGTAATTTATAATGCACCTGTAGTCTTTATCAGCCATTCAGGACTCTCGAGCGTAGAAATAAGGTCCTCTTTGGTTGTTATCGTAGTTCTTTTGTGGATGGAGCAATAATACCAACTTGAAGTTTTTCCGAGTTAAACAGCAGCTGTTGACCCTCTGGTGAGCAACAATGTCCACCCCTAGGGGACCTTCTCTCTTCCTGTTACTCGTCTTCCAGTGACGAGGGACTGATTTCTGATCTGCCCTTATTTGAGGCAATATGGCCTGGAGTCTTGTGACACAGGCAGCAAGGGCAACATGAAAATCTCAGATAGGATTGTCCATTGGATGAAAGATTCGTCTTTAAGAACTCCGCGGTTGTTATCTCCAAGATCATAActactcttctttctcttttcttttgggCTTAGGCCTcgtttctaataaaaaaaactagaaaacatttttaagaaaaaaatataaactatatatatatatatatatataaaaaaaaaaacttctcgaAAAGCATGTTTCagtagaaaatttaaattttcaaattcaacATATAAAACAAGGGCATTGTTGCtgtcaattaattatttatgcccattccaaaaaaaatgtattcgacaattaggtttttaattatttttcagaataaattaaaaaaagtagagATGGAAACTTCAATACGTTTTCTATATATGTCTATCTTCATATGCTACTTTCACTGTCGTTGTTAGGAATGATGAACAAGCTCGCTTGATCACATGAATCATTCTTGGTAACCAACTTGTTCTTGGAGACAGAGGATCCACCAAACTAGATGACTATTTATACATGGGAGGAATCAAGTTCACTCTTCTagcaaactattttttttaaacgtGCTTCTCCAAGAAAACAGGATAGTAGCCGCTAAATCTTCTACAGGGTCATCCCGGTCAGTTTGGAGAAGCAATGGCTTTTAACTGTAGCTATGGCTTTTGAAAGCTACAAATTAtagccttttaaaaaaactcatgaaaatagttatgaatttatgatattagtttttaaagtattatcaAACACTTGAAAAGCCATGGTCATAACTAGAATGTTGATTCCTAAACAGGCACGTAGTTTAAAAGCTACTTATAAGTGACCTACAACTGGAGAAAAAGAGGTCTTCGCGGCCATACAGAATATCAATAACTCGGGTCAAAATCTTAATGCTATTCGATGCacagaataataaaaaataataaacaaggcATTTATATATCAATATGATCACGAGGTAAAATCAGTATGTATATCACAAGGAAAGCCACGGCCTCCGATTTGCAACAATTTTCCCCCCCTTGATCATCGATCCACAACAATCATTCTCCGCATTTGAGAACATGCAGAGTGTAAAACATACACTCAATACAAAATCATCAGCCCAGAAGAAAACTCTAAAACACTTCAGCTATTTTGCTGGCAAGGACACGATCCCTTCTTTCAATGTACCCATATGGGAACCAGCCTGCTTTACCTTTGCATTCCCCTTCGGCCCAGCCATTGTTTGTCACCTGTCGAGAATGCATGGCAGAATATTAAACCTTGCATGGATTTTAgttgacataaaataaaatatctgaagagcacataatttttttttaaaaaaatagtttcagaaAGCTCTAAACCTTTCGAACAACAACATAGTCACCAATTGACAAAGTCAGCTCCACATCAGATTGTCCTTGATATGAATGCATGACCtgcaataaaaagcaaataaatggcagacaataaataaaaacatgcaaGCAACATCAAGGTCCTATTTTGTAAGAATTTAAGGTAACTTTAACAGCATGATAAATTCAATTACTAACCTCCCCTAAAAAGTAACTGATGCTGTCCGTTGTTCCGTTATGTGCTTGGGAAGCATACATGCTGTTCACTTCTTCATATGATGGAGGTGGAGGCATGCTGTTCTCTGCACTTGGGGTGGGAGGCGCTTCAATTCGTTGTCGTTCTGATGTCATCTATTAATAGCAACAAATGTGGATTATGATCCAAATAAAggcaaatacaaaaaattaggACCATTCCATTCCAATTCAGGCCTGGTAAAAGGACTTCAAATACCTCTCCTTCAAGCTGATCTAGTATCTGAAGGACTCTCTGGTGATAAGCACGTTCAGCTTCAACCTTCAAATTAGAACATGAATCAGAGAAGGACAATCTTTAAATCTGATCTCTTCCCAACACATAATTCATGACTTGGTTGAATCCATAGCAGAAATAAGGGATCATTCATATTACCATAGCAATAAGTCTCTGAAGAGTTAACCTCTGTTGTTGGGCTTCAACAGCAGCCATTGCTGCAGCTGCTTCCTTCCCCAATATGGACATGTTTGACTTCAGATCTTGCAGCTTTGTTTCTGCAGATTCTAACTTCATTGCAAGCTCAGGACTGCCTGGCATTTCTCTCACTTTTGCCTGCCGCTTGGAAACTTCAATAGCCTGTCTAGGTTCAAATGAAGGGTAACTAAACAACTTTGGAGAAAGAATAGCCCACACACCATGATAATTATGCTGTGAACTGCACTTCAATTGATTCATGATCATTGATATTTAGATCAGAAAAATAAGAACAATTGATAATTCTCTAGGGAACACAAAAGTCAAAGGAAGTTGAATTAAGTATCATGCAAGTAAAAGGAACACCAAATCTAGCAAGTAAATCCCAGGAGCAATTAAAAAACAGATGCCCATTGAATCATACATTTCAAAAACTTGGTAAAGAGAGCGATATTTCAGTATATACCTGAGCTTCTGCTTCTTGTCGCATCCTGTCATAACGTTGAGCAAGATGCCGCGCATCTTCCAATGGAGCTCCCATTACCATAGCTCTTAATGGCTCGGCtacctaataataaaaaacagtCAATGCCATACCAAGAGCATGACAAAATGCTCTATGAATAACaaggatgatgatgaagaaaatattaaacatgGAGTAAAAAAACAGTCTTGAGACACCTCAGTTCTTCCACTAAATTATAAGTATTTGAGACCAGTTTTAATGTTTCATAATCCTTGTGTTCTGGATCTCAGGCATAATGTTTACCCATTTAATGCTTTCTTGACACTTGTTCGTATGATTTACTAAAAGTCCAGTATGCAAACTAATAAAAACCACTTGCAGCTTTGCAAGACAATGGAGCACAGTGGAATCAGCACAGGAAAATGAGACATACATAAgctcattaataatatttaaatcagCACATTTGTAGTGATGAAAGATGCAGGAATATGGAAATTTGTGTTATAGTCAAACCTGTGTACCAAGAGCTTTCAGCAGATTCCCACGTTCCTTCTCCATCTGAGCACGGGCACGACCATAATTCATTGCGGCCTTTGACAATGTATTACCACTAGTACATGTATTTTCGGCACCATATTTCCTGCTATCTTCTGAAAACTTTGTTCCTGTAGAACAcaatgaatttatataaaagacCACATTACCTACTTGGAATTCAATATATATGATAATACAGGAATAACATCAAGATTCCCACCATCCCACCTATTTCAACTAGTTTGGATCCTGTGACAATATATCCTTCTACACCACGAACAATATCCCTTTGAAAATgctgaaaaaaaacatttgacatTAATTAGTCAACGACTAAAAGAAAGGGAGAACAATATGCCATAGGAGGACTGGATAACCTTGCCAGCACGTGTTGATATGTAAAGCCTCTCAAGTTTCTGGTGCTGATTGAGTTCTGCTTCATCAGTAACAAGTGTGTCTGAACCTCCATATCCACCAGCCCCAAACTGCTTGAGAACAGCCTGATTTAACACCCAGCACAATCAGAACACTGGTTTTGAGGAGCAAACTACTACAATGTGGAGAAAATAAAATGCAGTGCTCCGTGAAGCCAGACATGCACCCTAATTATGTCAAGCTGAGGAAACACcatcaaatgtataaaaccCAGTGGAGCTTCAGATTGATGTTCCACTACAAAAGCACGTAGAAATTGAAACTTGCATCGCAATCAAAAAAGTCTGTTACATGCATGAATCTTATTGAAAGacccacaaagaaaaaaatctcaaatcaaaatcaaaagggtAAATGAAATGGAGCTTCAACTTGATGGGTTAGTATCGAATTACAGTGTTACACAGTAAAACAAGCATTTCGATCGAAAGAACTAGATTACAAGCACCATTGAAAGTGGCGTAAAACATTTCCTTACTGAATCGTACACTGTAAATTTGAAGTAATTTCACCTTCCATGCATAAAAACAATCACTTTATTCTCTCTTCATTTTCACTCCACCAAATCAAACTcctttaaacttataaaattaaaatcctaaACCTAAGCAAAATCCTCATGAAGCAAGAAATCAATTAACGCAAACAATCTTCCCTAGAAGCTTTCATTTTTACTAACACCTACATTACATTGAACATTCTCAAAAACCCACGAAAAGACTTCAGATAATAATCCAAGACTGCAATTTCCAGCTCCGGTGCATGATAACACTAAACggatttaaccaaatcaatcaAATTCGCAAAAGATTTGACACGATCTTTCTCGTTCCTAATCCCATAGAAAACATGTTTACCAAAAAACAATCAGAAATAATAAATCGAAgtctagaataaataaataaattgatattgagctgaaaaaaaatggaattttaAACTTGGATCTAGAATTTCAAGGTTTGATTTAGAGGGATACCTGTTGTTGCTTAGCGACCTGTTCCCTAAGTTTCGTGGCTTGTTTTCGTATCGCTTCCATTCAATGAAGAGggatttaagaattttaatcggttttgaAGAGGTGAAACCAAACGGGGTGGTAAAAGGGGGAGAGAggtttttgaaaagaaagaagggtgGGGGTTGTCGTCGTTGTTGTTATTGGCCACTTTGGTAGCCAGCCTCCTTTGGAGCTTCCAACGGCAGACATTTGTGTCATTTCAAAACACCCAAAATTATGATGCTATGCCTGCGCCCGTTCTCATTTTACCATTCCTGAGCCCCCTTTTATTGAGATGCATGTTAATATCTTtgtctgaaaaaaatattaaattatttttttagtatttttttaattataatatattcatattcatattaaaaataaaaaattgttttaatatattttttaaaaaaatattatgattcacaataccaaatacatattttacttaaacaaataaaaaatattaaactttaaaCCCTCTGTAAAGTTATGGTGATAAGTAgaattttaatgaattgataTAAATGCGACAATtatatatctaataatttttttagcgaAGCAATTTCAAATCTCAATTACTCGAGTTTATTAGATTGATATGCAACTAAGGtcctgtttgggaacgcggctgcggttgcgttcctaaaaaatttgaaatttttttttttgctaaaatttaatatggtttgtacgttttagatcgttttgatatgctgatgttaaaaatgatttttaaaaaataaaaaaacatcgttggcatgtattttgacatgaaaagttatttaaaaagcactcgtaaccacactaccaaacacgctcaaataaaaaaaaaatattcctacTTCCTATCGTTGAGGTGTCCACTTTCTCTATGAGCTTAGTTGATTATCTAAACGAGGATCGGTAATTCATCATGGATAAATAAACACTGTTACGAGAGAATTTTAAAGTTTCCATTCTTTCTTGGCATATTTTAGAAAAACC includes:
- the LOC133679726 gene encoding squalene synthase 2-like, encoding MVSLGAILKHPDDLYPLLKLKMAAKHAEKQIPSGPHWASCYSLLHRVARSFALVIQQLGTELRNAVCIFYLVLRALDTVEDDTSIPADVKAPILIAFHRHIYDRNWHFSCGTKDYKVLMDQFHDVSTAFLELGKGYQEAIEDITKRMGAGMVKFICKEVETIDDYDEYCHHVAGLVGLGLSKLFHDSELEDLDSDSLSNSTGLFLQKTNIIRDYLEDINEIPKARMFWPREIWSKYVDELEDLKYEENSVEAVQCLNDMVTNSLIHVDNCLKYMSALPEPAIFRFCAIPQVMAIGTLAMCYNNINVFRGVVKMRRGLTAQVIHRTKTMADVYGAFFDFSCMLKSKVDKNDPNATKTLSILEAIQKTCRESGALNKRKSYILRNELKYNSVLIVLLFIILSIIFAYLSANRSSY
- the LOC133679409 gene encoding SH3 domain-containing protein 2-like gives rise to the protein MEAIRKQATKLREQVAKQQQAVLKQFGAGGYGGSDTLVTDEAELNQHQKLERLYISTRAGKHFQRDIVRGVEGYIVTGSKLVEIGTKFSEDSRKYGAENTCTSGNTLSKAAMNYGRARAQMEKERGNLLKALGTQVAEPLRAMVMGAPLEDARHLAQRYDRMRQEAEAQAIEVSKRQAKVREMPGSPELAMKLESAETKLQDLKSNMSILGKEAAAAMAAVEAQQQRLTLQRLIAMVEAERAYHQRVLQILDQLEGEMTSERQRIEAPPTPSAENSMPPPPSYEEVNSMYASQAHNGTTDSISYFLGEVMHSYQGQSDVELTLSIGDYVVVRKVTNNGWAEGECKGKAGWFPYGYIERRDRVLASKIAEVF